A part of Caretta caretta isolate rCarCar2 chromosome 1, rCarCar1.hap1, whole genome shotgun sequence genomic DNA contains:
- the SHROOM2 gene encoding protein Shroom2 isoform X9, giving the protein MLTIGRKRFFSQLTVSLQPPLSREQTCLLSGSQRQADTGFPEDNLGEQRAQLDQNLGPKWKASVRPFHTRQPIVLSQESRGRSGTLPSDYRYSQENVNEKSKDCSLPLLTYSEPQTLQESHSCPPQGRGEESQWTELTLLNKRRGPAPQRPPPPKRDNKYRCQDNSTSLSTSSESLLAVPSKPIQSISPSSGEVITGYTQSPSAFNGKLKSAHPQGLRQTASTENVCQHLEEKAHLKSEPVLSSKYRYLQKPGMETSRSPSPQFAPQKLTDKPPVSVQDENPARIERVIDNNTTVKMVPIKIVHSESNAEKESRQNLVSTMEPPALPSGLEKDQIKTLSTSEQSYSRFCAYTRQGVEPEPESKTRLPDPQSAEALGNNLKDSDASIPVISYVKAKEKTFEDWKSEELAREIVGKDKSLADILDPNVKIKTTMDLMVGIFPKDEHLLEEAQQRRKLLPKVPSPKIAEEKKEEQGMPSAISLTTNSTYYSTSAPKAELLIKMKDMQEQQQQQQQSEEDSEDELDHDLSEKKQKLIDSISRKLQVLREARETLLEDIQANNALGDEVEAIVKEVCKPNEFDKFRMFIGDLDKVVNLLLSLSGRLARVENALNNLDENASPEERRTLVEKQKLLTQQHEDAKELKENLDRRERIVFDILANYLSEESLADYEHFVKMKSALIIEQRELEDKIKLGEEQLKCLTDSLQPDRLR; this is encoded by the exons CTTCTTTTCTCAGCTCACAGTATCTCTCCAGCCTCCCCTAAGCAGAGAACAAACCTGCCTTCTTTCTGGGTCTCAGAG GCAAGCTGATACAGGATTCCCAGAAGATAACCTAGGAGAACAAAGGGCTCAGCTGGACCAAAATTTAGGACCCAAATGGAAGGCATCTGTTAGACCATTTCACACAAGACAACCTATTGTCTTGTCtcaggagagcaggggaaggtCCGGGACATTGCCCAGTGATTACAGATACTCCCAGGAAAACGTGAATGAGAAAAGCAAGGATTGCAGCTTGCCCCTTCTCACTTATTCTGAGCCGCAGACATTGCAGGAGAGCCACTCCTGTCCGCCACaaggcagaggagaggaaagtcagTGGACAGAGCTGACGTTGCTGAACAAGAGACGTGGACCTGCCCCTCAGAGGCCTCCACCACCCAAACGAGATAATAAATACAGGTGTCAGGACAATTCCACCTCACTCAGCACCTCTTCAGAATCACTCCTGGCAGTACCCAGCAAGCCCATTCAGTCCATTTCCCCCAGCTCTGGTGAGGTAATTACGGGTTACACTCAGAGTCCTTCAGCGTTCAATGGAAAACTAAAGAGCGCTCATCCTCAGGGGCTCCGGCAAACAGCATCCACAGAGAATGTGTGTCAGCACTTAGAAGAGAAAGCACATCTAAAATCTGAACCTGTATTGTCTTCAAAGTATCGCTACCTTCAGAAACCTGGAATGGAGACATCAAGGTCCCCTTCACCTCAGTTTGCTCCACAGAAGCTGACTGACAAGCCTCCTGTATCTGTCCAGGATGAGAACCCAGCAAG aattGAAAGGGTGATAGATAACAACACTACAGTAAAAATGGTTCCCATCAAGATAGTTCATTCTGAGAGCAATGCAGAGAAGGAAAGTCGCCAGAACCTCGTGAGCACCATGGAGCCTCCTGCCTTACCTAGTGGTTTGGAGAAGGACCAGATTAAAACACTCAGTACTTCTGAGCAATCCTACTCACGTTTCTGTGCTTACACAAGGCAGGGTGTAGAACCAGAGCCTGAGAGCAAAACCAGACTCCCTGACCCACAATCAGCCGAAGCACTTGGGAACAACTTGAAGGACAGTGATGCCTCCATCCCTGTAATCAGCTACGTGAAGGCCAAAGAGAAGACCTTTGAAGACTGGAAGTCTGAGGAACTAGCCAGAGAGATTGTGGGAAAAGATAAATCTCTAGCAGATATTTTGGATCctaatgtgaaaataaaaactaCGATGGATCTGATGGTGGGAATCTTCCCTAAAGACGAACACCTCTTAGAAGAAGCTCAACAACGCAGAAAGCTCCTACCAAAAGTTCCTTCTCCAAAAATTGCAGAGGAAAA GAAAGAGGAGCAGGGCATGCCTTCTGCCATCTCCTTGACAACCAATTCCACTTACTACAGCACATCTGCACCAAAAGCAGAATTGCTGATTAAAATGAAGGAcatgcaggagcagcagcaacagcagcagcagagcgaAGAGGATTCTGAAGATGAGCTTGACCATGACTTGTCAGAAAAGAAG CAAAAACTCATTGACAGCATCAGTAGGAAGCTGCAGGTGCTGCGCGAAGCTCGGGAGACGCTCCTGGAAGACATCCAAGCAAACAATGCACTCGGAGATGAGGTGGAGGCTATTGTGAAAGAGGTCTGCAAACCTAATGAGTTTGACAAGTTCAGGATGTTCATTGGGGACCTGGACAAAGTGGTCAACCTGCTGCTGTCACTGTCAGGTCGACTGGCCAGGGTGGAAAATGCCCTGAATAACTTGGATGAAAATGCCTCTCCTGAGGAACGG CGGACATTGGTAGAGAAGCAGAAGCTGCTGACTCAGCAGCATGAAGATGCGAAAGAACTGAAGGAAAACCTGGACCGACGGGAGCGTATTGTCTTTGACATTTTGGCTAACTATCTAAGCGAAGAGAGCCTAGCGGATTATGAGCACTTTGTAAAGATGAAGTCAGCCCTTATCATTGAGCAGAGAGAGCTAGAGGACAAGatcaagctgggggaggagcaaCTCAAGTGTCTGACGGACAGCCTCCAGCCTGACAGGCTCAGATAA
- the SHROOM2 gene encoding protein Shroom2 isoform X10 translates to MLTIGRKRQADTGFPEDNLGEQRAQLDQNLGPKWKASVRPFHTRQPIVLSQESRGRSGTLPSDYRYSQENVNEKSKDCSLPLLTYSEPQTLQESHSCPPQGRGEESQWTELTLLNKRRGPAPQRPPPPKRDNKYRCQDNSTSLSTSSESLLAVPSKPIQSISPSSGEVITGYTQSPSAFNGKLKSAHPQGLRQTASTENVCQHLEEKAHLKSEPVLSSKYRYLQKPGMETSRSPSPQFAPQKLTDKPPVSVQDENPARIERVIDNNTTVKMVPIKIVHSESNAEKESRQNLVSTMEPPALPSGLEKDQIKTLSTSEQSYSRFCAYTRQGVEPEPESKTRLPDPQSAEALGNNLKDSDASIPVISYVKAKEKTFEDWKSEELAREIVGKDKSLADILDPNVKIKTTMDLMVGIFPKDEHLLEEAQQRRKLLPKVPSPKIAEEKKEEQGMPSAISLTTNSTYYSTSAPKAELLIKMKDMQEQQQQQQQSEEDSEDELDHDLSEKKQKLIDSISRKLQVLREARETLLEDIQANNALGDEVEAIVKEVCKPNEFDKFRMFIGDLDKVVNLLLSLSGRLARVENALNNLDENASPEERRTLVEKQKLLTQQHEDAKELKENLDRRERIVFDILANYLSEESLADYEHFVKMKSALIIEQRELEDKIKLGEEQLKCLTDSLQPDRLR, encoded by the exons GCAAGCTGATACAGGATTCCCAGAAGATAACCTAGGAGAACAAAGGGCTCAGCTGGACCAAAATTTAGGACCCAAATGGAAGGCATCTGTTAGACCATTTCACACAAGACAACCTATTGTCTTGTCtcaggagagcaggggaaggtCCGGGACATTGCCCAGTGATTACAGATACTCCCAGGAAAACGTGAATGAGAAAAGCAAGGATTGCAGCTTGCCCCTTCTCACTTATTCTGAGCCGCAGACATTGCAGGAGAGCCACTCCTGTCCGCCACaaggcagaggagaggaaagtcagTGGACAGAGCTGACGTTGCTGAACAAGAGACGTGGACCTGCCCCTCAGAGGCCTCCACCACCCAAACGAGATAATAAATACAGGTGTCAGGACAATTCCACCTCACTCAGCACCTCTTCAGAATCACTCCTGGCAGTACCCAGCAAGCCCATTCAGTCCATTTCCCCCAGCTCTGGTGAGGTAATTACGGGTTACACTCAGAGTCCTTCAGCGTTCAATGGAAAACTAAAGAGCGCTCATCCTCAGGGGCTCCGGCAAACAGCATCCACAGAGAATGTGTGTCAGCACTTAGAAGAGAAAGCACATCTAAAATCTGAACCTGTATTGTCTTCAAAGTATCGCTACCTTCAGAAACCTGGAATGGAGACATCAAGGTCCCCTTCACCTCAGTTTGCTCCACAGAAGCTGACTGACAAGCCTCCTGTATCTGTCCAGGATGAGAACCCAGCAAG aattGAAAGGGTGATAGATAACAACACTACAGTAAAAATGGTTCCCATCAAGATAGTTCATTCTGAGAGCAATGCAGAGAAGGAAAGTCGCCAGAACCTCGTGAGCACCATGGAGCCTCCTGCCTTACCTAGTGGTTTGGAGAAGGACCAGATTAAAACACTCAGTACTTCTGAGCAATCCTACTCACGTTTCTGTGCTTACACAAGGCAGGGTGTAGAACCAGAGCCTGAGAGCAAAACCAGACTCCCTGACCCACAATCAGCCGAAGCACTTGGGAACAACTTGAAGGACAGTGATGCCTCCATCCCTGTAATCAGCTACGTGAAGGCCAAAGAGAAGACCTTTGAAGACTGGAAGTCTGAGGAACTAGCCAGAGAGATTGTGGGAAAAGATAAATCTCTAGCAGATATTTTGGATCctaatgtgaaaataaaaactaCGATGGATCTGATGGTGGGAATCTTCCCTAAAGACGAACACCTCTTAGAAGAAGCTCAACAACGCAGAAAGCTCCTACCAAAAGTTCCTTCTCCAAAAATTGCAGAGGAAAA GAAAGAGGAGCAGGGCATGCCTTCTGCCATCTCCTTGACAACCAATTCCACTTACTACAGCACATCTGCACCAAAAGCAGAATTGCTGATTAAAATGAAGGAcatgcaggagcagcagcaacagcagcagcagagcgaAGAGGATTCTGAAGATGAGCTTGACCATGACTTGTCAGAAAAGAAG CAAAAACTCATTGACAGCATCAGTAGGAAGCTGCAGGTGCTGCGCGAAGCTCGGGAGACGCTCCTGGAAGACATCCAAGCAAACAATGCACTCGGAGATGAGGTGGAGGCTATTGTGAAAGAGGTCTGCAAACCTAATGAGTTTGACAAGTTCAGGATGTTCATTGGGGACCTGGACAAAGTGGTCAACCTGCTGCTGTCACTGTCAGGTCGACTGGCCAGGGTGGAAAATGCCCTGAATAACTTGGATGAAAATGCCTCTCCTGAGGAACGG CGGACATTGGTAGAGAAGCAGAAGCTGCTGACTCAGCAGCATGAAGATGCGAAAGAACTGAAGGAAAACCTGGACCGACGGGAGCGTATTGTCTTTGACATTTTGGCTAACTATCTAAGCGAAGAGAGCCTAGCGGATTATGAGCACTTTGTAAAGATGAAGTCAGCCCTTATCATTGAGCAGAGAGAGCTAGAGGACAAGatcaagctgggggaggagcaaCTCAAGTGTCTGACGGACAGCCTCCAGCCTGACAGGCTCAGATAA